GAAACAAGGTTTTATTAggattaattttaatcttaaagTGACATATAAATAGAGTCACAACTAAACCTAGTGAACCTGACATAATCGGTATTAGAGAAAACTCTTTAGCTCTGTCGCAATAGTCGCGTGCCTGCCTCCCATCTCTCGGTGTGCATTCTTAGTTCGTGAATCAATCACAACTTATAGTAggcttatttattataattgttGGGTAGCAAGGCGGCGTGTGTGGCCCATATGCCACCTTCTTGACTCCGATCTGATCTGGAGTTTTGTGCATCTTAGGATTTTTAGAGTCTCTGGTAAATCTTAGGGTCTCTGGTAATGTTGGTGAGGTCAGGGTTTCGAAACAATAAGtcaatttttagatataaaCATCATATGTCTTGTCCGAGCTTGGAACAAATTTTAAAGCATAAAAAACAACCTCCTTATCATAAGGATGATTATGGCGATTTTTGCAGTCTATTTTGATATAAAATTATCTACTAAACATGTTCTAATCATATAAAAAATTAACCCcaacatattaattaatttattacatGAATAAATATATCGTTTCGACTATTAATTCTGAATTAATTAACTAGAACATCAATTCTAGGATACAAGTGAAGGATTTTACTCTCAAAACGGGTGCAAGGCTTACATTCTGGagctttgattaaatttgaagtaTCTATATCCAATTAAGATTCCATTTGAATCCAATTTTTAATCGGGTAGGAATTCCTACACACCAAAAAGGCAAAGTTTTAACGTGTttgatatcaatttttttttatcccacCCTAACAGGGTGGAGTTTCAAAAATTTCCCCCAACCTATAAAAACAATTTTCACGGGGATGGATCTAGAGGGGGCCTTTGGGTGAAATTGAGCACCTACTAGTTACCAGAAAACGctaaaaattctataaaaattgTGTACGAGGTTTTAATTTTTTGCATAAAAACACCAATAATAGCAATTTAATACCCATAAAGAGAAAGTAAATCGTGGATCCATAACTGACTACTCATAAGGCATATGTTGAAAGCaaaaatttaatcaatatttcaATCTCATtataccattttttttttatatttaataacattttaaagaaaaaaactaatataatGGTGCTTATGGTAAAAGAAACAAAGTAAGCTCATAATTAATTTTAGTGAAAAAGTTGTCTCCTCACTCTGTATCTACAAATTTTTAAACATCGAAATGATTTTATAAATATAGGGTTGTAATCGAGCCAAACTGAGTCAAACTTTGGTCTGTTTAGGTTCAGCTGGCCAGAAAATTGACGAGCTCAAACTCAATATTCTGATTGTGAGCTGCTCACGAGCTTGTTAACGAATAGCTCATTAATTCAATTCATGAATTCCACTTACGAACAACTCATTCATTATTGATTCAAACTTTTTTAATACAATTTTAAAATctacaaaaataaagtttacataaaaataaattattttatatttttccatttatagaaatattattattaaaaaataattgaactaagTTACTTTACAAACATGTTCATGAACATCATAATCAAACTTGTTCATGAGCTTGTTTATGAATAGAGGTGGCAAAAGTATACACAAACGGTTACACGATAATGAAATTGACACACAATTTTAGTATTTGGTTTAGCTTAATAGGTAATGTGTCGTTTTTGGATTAACATGAAACTGACACGGAATATTTTGGGTTGGATTAGGGTTGATATGCTAACCAAAAACGATGCGaaatgacacgaatatttaaaattattgttatattctcgcGTACTTttatatgtcactttattaataaaaataacaaaattataattattcctTGCAAATATGATTCAAATTTcctatataaacacattacatgacccgcTAACATGGTATTAGCGGACTTTTCGATGAATAATGTTAACACAATAATCTAAAAATGACAAAGTGTTTAAAAATAGTAtaatatcttcttatatttttaaaaattgttattaatatatatgcataacaaaattacatgtaaacCGAACATGCTAACACGATTGTGGTATGAAAGGTTTTGGATTGAGTTTGAGTTTACTTTTCTTAACACGAACCTGAAAATAACACGAGATCACAAatacgataattgccaggtctattTATAAACCTATAATTAAGCATATTTCGAGTCGAACACGATCAAGATTTTATCGAACCCATTTAGGAGCGGCTCAGCTCATTTATAGCGCTAATAAAGATATGGAACCACAACTTTTGTTCttatccttatatatatatatatatatatatatttattgttattttcaacattggatgatggagtgtaaaattcatccaatagtaaaaacacataaagtacagatattttttttatataaaaatatatatttctacATATtactatttaaatttaatttaaacattaaatattatttcttatttttttaattaataaatattaagaaaagaaaagaaaagaaaagaaaggaaagcCGCCGGCATCGCTCGACTACTGTAGTCTCAACCCTTGATTGCTTGTTTATGGCGGAAACTGGCGGAGCTTCCATGGTGGGAATCGAAGGAACCTGCGATTCAGAAAATAGAATTCAAAGGCTCAAATCCAGCAAGGAAGAAGACCACATCAGTGCCCTACCGGATTTCCTGATTCACCACATCCTCTCCCTCCTGCCGGCAACCGATTTAGTGAAGACTATGATTTTGTCCAAAAGGTGGAAGTATCAATGGACTCATGTACCAGTTCTCAATTTCGTTTcgaataattttaattctctCTACTATTTTTCCAAATTCATCAACAAAACCCTAAATCTCCATGATTGCTCCTCCAGTATCGACAAATTCGTCGTCAAAACGAAATTTTACTCTGAGGTTACTAAATTGGATTCGTGGATATGTTTTGCTGTGAATAAAGAGGTAAAGGAACTCACTGTGGTTCTCAATGGCTTTGCCCGGCGTTCCTTGCCGGAATTTCTTTTCAACAATTCTTCATTGGTTAAATTAGAGTTATCTTATTGTGACGTTGTGCCGATTGGGAAAGTAAATTGGGGATCTCTCAATGTTTTGAGTTTACATGAATGTTCAGTGAAAAATGTAGGAGGGATTGAGAATGTGTTATCTGGTACTCCTATGCTTGAATACTTGAGATTATACTGCTGTGATTTGCTTGATGCTGCTGTTCTTGCCTCTAAAAGTGTGAAAACTCTTCTTTTGGATTCAGTTCAATTTAGTAACATTGAAATTTCCTGTCCCGATGTTGAGAGATTGAGAATTTCAGGTCGAATGGGGTTTACATCTCTTAAATTAATGGATTTGCGGTCTTCAGTTTATGTTACTTTAGAATTTTTCTTCGACACATTCAAATATGAATCCGAAGAAGGCTGCATAAATTTGGTTCGTCAGACTATTCTGCAGGTTCAGCATGTTGAGAAGCTAGAAATTGGGGGTTGCTTGATGAATGTAAGTTGTTTAGCAAATGTTTTACTGCTTAATATTAGAAATTCAGTCTCATTGAAAGTTGTTTTAAgtttaattccttttaaatttgAATCATTATGTTTACTTTGAAGATTATATCAACCTACTATGGAGATTCTGGATATTGCATAGGCTTGCCAGATTCTGTGATTCACCTGATCCTCGGCTTTAGTACTGACCTTTACTATAGGCGGCCGTGTAAATGGACCGACGTCTCGACCTTAAACTTCGTTCCTAATGGTATGTTTCTGTTGGATAATTCATCAATTTTATTGATAATATACTAATTCTCTATGATTGCTTGACTACAGAGAAATTGGTTATCGACTCCAAAGATATCCCTTTGTACGAGCTAGGTCCTAGATTGTCGTTGTGGATTCGTTTCGCTGCCAAAAAAGATGTAAAGGAGCTCGTTTTGGACTGTGATGGTTTTAAGGTGGAATCACGACTCAGGTACCCATTATGGGATTTTTTCTTCAACAATTCTTCATTGGTTAAGATGAAGATATGTGGTTGTGTGTTTATGCCGAATGAGAAAGTAAATTGGGAATCTCTTAAGAGGTTGCAAATAGATCATTGTAAGATGGGTAATCAAGCGATTGAGCATGTTTTGTCTGGTAGTCCGTTGCTCGAATGCTTAGAATTACATTATTGTGACTTTCAAGAGGCGCTTGTTGTTGCTTCTGAGCGTTTGAAAACAATTGTTCTAAGGGAATTTGGCAAGAACTGTCCTATCGCAGAAATTTCATGTCCGAATCTTGAGAGCTTGAAAATATGGGGAAACTTGGGTTCTACATGTCTTAAATTGACGAACTTGccttcttcagttcatgcaACTTTGGATTCGTACGTGTTGGAATTAGATGATATCAGTCCTGATGACTCTGCAAATTTAGTTGAGGAGATCAGGAAGCAGATTCTCCATGTCAAGGAGCTAGAAATCCAGTTGAAGAGGCTGAGGAGCTAGAAATCATGTATTTATTCTTGAAGGTAACTGTtatgagaattttttttgttacatctTTTTGCATTCCTCAGGATCAGAAATCCACCTGAAATTGTTTAGTGGATGCTTAGTTACAGATGAATGAATAATTTGGTGCAAATGATAATTTGATTGCTAGATAGTTATTGCTTGctgctcagcggggacgcgtaatgcgaccgggccgccctttttttttttttttatagttattGCTTGCTGCTCTCGATTTCGGTTCCGTTTGAAGATGGTAAATCTCTTTGCTTCTTTCTTTAATGATCGCGAGTTTATGTTCGTTAGAAAACCGGCTAATTTagatagggctgtaaatgagtcgGGCTGTTCATAAGCGGTTCGACGTTCTGTTCTATAAAAGTTCGATTGTGTTCGGcttgatttgtaaacgagcccaGCTTGAGCACACTAAATCTTGGCTCGAAAGCTcagttataggttcatgaacaagcttatgaacaaactcgattataatgtttatgagcttgattcaattattatttttaataatggtATTTCTATAAACAGGGAAATGTAGAAGAATGTAGTTTTGTGCAAACCTAAGTTATGTAGATTTTAAAACTaggcttaatacacaaataaccccttgaacttgttcaaatgttgcaactgtcccctccaactttcaattgtaacaacttacctctcgaacttgtctaattgtaacaatttaccccttaaacttgtccaattgtaaaatataaccccaaattgctgacatggactacaATTGAAGAGACACGTGAAATGcaaaatctgcaacgctcgtggagtgtgataatcagatctttagcgtgatacgaatccggggaaatgcttttactgttgcttcaagtacgggataaaaaaattctcaatttgaggttatattttacaattgaacaagtttaaggggtaagttgttacaattgaaagttgaggggggcagttgcaacatttggataagtttagggggttatttgtgtattaggccttaaaactatgtagttttgtatTAAAGAAATTTTAAATGGACAATAATTAATGAATTGTTCTCCAGTGAAGTTCATGAATGGAATTAACAAGTTTGCGAGCGAGTAGCTTATGAACAGGATGTTAAGATTGAGCTCG
The DNA window shown above is from Euphorbia lathyris chromosome 1, ddEupLath1.1, whole genome shotgun sequence and carries:
- the LOC136215683 gene encoding putative F-box/FBD/LRR-repeat protein At1g66290 translates to MAETGGASMVGIEGTCDSENRIQRLKSSKEEDHISALPDFLIHHILSLLPATDLVKTMILSKRWKYQWTHVPVLNFVSNNFNSLYYFSKFINKTLNLHDCSSSIDKFVVKTKFYSEVTKLDSWICFAVNKEVKELTVVLNGFARRSLPEFLFNNSSLVKLELSYCDVVPIGKVNWGSLNVLSLHECSVKNVGGIENVLSGTPMLEYLRLYCCDLLDAAVLASKSVKTLLLDSVQFSNIEISCPDVERLRISGRMGFTSLKLMDLRSSVYVTLEFFFDTFKYESEEGCINLVRQTILQVQHVEKLEIGGCLMNIISTYYGDSGYCIGLPDSVIHLILGFSTDLYYRRPCKWTDVSTLNFVPNEKLVIDSKDIPLYELGPRLSLWIRFAAKKDVKELVLDCDGFKVESRLRYPLWDFFFNNSSLVKMKICGCVFMPNEKVNWESLKRLQIDHCKMGNQAIEHVLSGSPLLECLELHYCDFQEALVVASERLKTIVLREFGKNCPIAEISCPNLESLKIWGNLGSTCLKLTNLPSSVHATLDSYVLELDDISPDDSANLVEEIRKQILHVKELEIQLKRLRS